Genomic segment of Cryptococcus neoformans var. neoformans JEC21 chromosome 5 sequence:
ACATGCTCGTGCGCGttgacatcctcctcgGTCAGCGTAGTGATGAATTTGTAATCCTTTCTGAGTGCGATTGACGCGATCTGGCCAGTCAGCTGTGTTTATCCGGTCTCACTCACTGAATGGACCTCCGTGGGCAGGGTAGCAGAAAATAAGAGGGTCTGACGGGGGACAGCGTGAGGAGCCGGCAAATAATCGAATATCTTGACCAATTCTCGACGGAAACCCGCGTCTAGCAGACGATCGGCTTCGTCGAGGACGATCATCTCTACTCATCAGCCTAAATTGGTCATGTTCCACTCACTTAGCTGGGCGAAGCGAGCCTTAATGCCTCCATTTTCCATCAAATCGAGCAATCGACCAGGAGTGGCAACAAGGATGTCCGCGCTTCAAGAGGTTAAGCATAAATTCCCGGCAGACGTACGAGGACTCACCGCTTTGACTTGAGATTCTTGATATCCCTATCCATATTGGTCCCGCCGACGACGCTTCGAGTGCCAAACTTTTTACTCAGAGCAGTTGACATTCGCTCGGCGACCTCATTGATCTGCTGAGCCAGTTCCCGGGTAGGGGATAAGATGAGAATTGACGTGAGAGCGGAGGGAGGCATGGGTGCCGATAGCAGACGTTGCACCACTGGGACCAAGAAGGCAAGGGTTTTTCCAGTCCCGGTCTTGGCTTGAGCTAGGACGTCGTCTCCGGCGAGGATGGTTGGAAGTGTGGCCGCTTGGACCTTTGAAAGGTCAACTGGGAAAAATGGTTTCGGATTGAGCACCTAGCTCACTTCGGTACACGTCtcgaaaggaagagatgggaagatcTCTGGGCTCAATCCATTAAAGTCTCGAAAACGAGGTCTATCAATACCGGCTGGTGTACTGATCCCACTAGGCACAGGTGTTGAATCTGTTGTCTTGACGATAAGACCAGGTTGAGTGGTTGCAAGACTCCTTGTCGGGTTGGCTTGAGCGCGAGCAGCATGAAAACCTCCACGTTTGAAACGATTACCAGCTCCACGGATAGGAGGATTTGACATGATGGGTACAGCGGTGTTACTCATCGGCTTGCAGGcgtgaaaaaaaaaagagaaaatgaAAGAGTACCACTGTAGGTACAACGTCCCAGTTCGTCCCTGACCTCATTCTTCCTACCTCCACCTGCCCAGGCACGTTCTCGCTAATAATATAGAAGTATCTGTTTTCAATACCCGTAAACTCCGACATTGTCTACCATCTACGTAAATCTCAGGAGCATTGTCTTATTATTCGTCACACCATTCCGACCTCGTTCAAATAGGGCAGTTATACATGTACTTGGATGTCTGTCCAACCCATAGCAAAGCCCATAACTCCGACtccgaagaagatcaaCAGTGCGTCTGACCTATCCTATCTATACCTCGGTAGCAAGTAGCTCGGCATCTAGCCTTAACGGACATGATTTTCCCATTCACTAACTGGAATAGGTTGCGATGCCTGTCGCTCTAGGAAGGTCCGGTGTGAACGACTCTTTCAGACAGAGGCACCACGACCTGGACCGTCGGTAGGTCAGCCGTCTCTACCGCCATGTCGGGTATGTCTAGCTACCTACTTTATCGGAATGTTATGCATTGGCGCTGATGTGGACGAGGGCGGAAAAGCAATGCGCCGATTTGGGCATTGAATGTACTACCACCTGGCGACCTAAGAGGGTTAGTGACCCTTCATCCATTTGATCAATGTACTTGACTTAATAACTGTTGGTATATAGCGCGGACCCCCAAACGAATATTTAAAGTGAATTCCAGTCCCTGATCAAAGCAGAATTCTATATTGATCATTCATGGTTGATGATGTGCACACTAGGAAGCTCATGGCTTCCGATACAGATAGTCAATCGCATCCGGTCCCCGTCCCCGTACCGATGACCACCATACCCTCTCTCCCCGACAGCGCCTCTTTATCGCCAGTATTGCATTCTCCCTTAAACCGCTACATCCCAGTTTCCCCACTTTCAGCCCGGCCGACCAGCCACCAACCCCATTCGCTGGAAGATATCATTGAAAGAAATGTGGCGATGTCCATATTTgcgctcttcttcgactaTGTGGGTTTTGAGTGTTTTCTTTCTCGAATCCGAATTTTCTTTTACTCCATTCCAACGGGTGGCCTTCCTCAGGcccttcttcgtcagaCTTCCTCTATGCTGGGGCGGAGACTTATAGCTTTTTGAACACAGGTACATCCCTTGACGCCCTGCCTTCATCGACCCACATTTCTAATGGAGGTACAAACTATGAGAGACGAGAAAGAGCCGGTGTTCTTGGCTTTGGTGTTGAGCGTGTTAGCCTCTGCCATGGTCCAGGTATGTCCATTTCGGCACATCCATATTATCTATTCTCTCCATTCGATCTATCATAACCTCGAATTTGCGGCCTGAAATGAACTTCTGATCTCTTGACACAGATACCCAAACCCTTGTTGCCCACTATCAACAATTGCCCGGGGAGAGAAGTGGCAGACCGCTGCTACCAAGTTTCCCGGCTTGTCTCGCTGAACACCTACGAACCGCCGACAATTGAGATGGTCATCCTGAGATTCCTCGATTCGGTGTATCACATAGTATCAGGTCGACTAGGCGCTCACGGTATGTCCCTCGTTGTCTTCCCCTGTATATCGGGCGTAGTGCTGAACTGGGGGTGTGATGATAGCCGCAAGTTGGGGAGAAGCATTACAGCTCGGTGTATCTTTGGGCATACATCGTGAAGCCAGTTATGCTGGGCTAGGTGAGTATTTCTTTAAGTGCTTCAGCTCAGCAACCTACCCCATGTCAGTGTTGACGCTGAGATGATAGATCCAATAAGTGCCGAAGTCCGAAGAAGGATGTTTGGTTTGTTATTCACATCTGACAAGGCTGCGTGAGTGACCTATCTTTCTGCGCATCACTCGTCACGTCTAAACTTACGACGACCATGGTGATAGAGCTTGCTTGAGAGATCGGCCAATATTCCTCCCAACGGAAGATTGCGACACGCTCATGCCGAAAGCAGTGTACGTAGCCTATTCCCACTTTCAGTCGGGCTATGCGCTAATTGATTAAGGGACGACGAGTATATCACTCGTACAGAATATCGTACTTTTCCGGTCTATGAGACTTCCACGATTGCAGGATTCAAGTGAGTCATCTTCCTTTGAGCTTTGATAGGTCAGACAAGGGCTGAAAGAATGTTAGTATCGCTACAAGGGTCTTTGGGTATGTCTGTGCCAATTTGATAATTGCTGCCTCGACAGAGCGAGACTGATCTGAGTATTAAGGATCATCGGAGAAACTCTTTTGCTACAACGTACTGTCCGGCGTCAGTCCCCTCTTGCGCCGGAGGACATACTAGCCAGACTCAGACGAGTCAAAGCCATTTCCGAGGATCTTGCAGAAGTCTTGATCGACATCCCTGCCGCTCTGAGGTTGGCAGACACCCCAGCTCCCTTGCAGTTACGGTAAGCCGTCTTCACCTGCTTCTCCTTTCACTTCTTGACATTTCCGCTGATGAAGCTGTCATAGAACCAATACTCAGGATTGGGGTCAAGATATCTTTGCTCAATTGGATTTGTACTTTGCCCAACCTGAGTCGTCTCGATCAATCGCCAAAGAATCATTTTTGGTGCTCAAAGGGAATATATACGTCACACACGCTTTGGCAAGATTCGCGCTCATGTGAGTTGAGTCGCCAACCATTTTGACCCAAAATGTTTTGAATTAACGGCATACCGCACGAATGCTGATATGCTGTAATCGGTATTATAGCGGCTGTAGGGATGAGATTATGGGGCAAACAAACTCGCTAGGCGGCGTTACTCGGACTGGTCAGTCTGCGAGGAGTAGGATTGCTGCAAAGAGCAATGCTGACTCCCTCTCTTGTATCAGCTACAGAGACGATCGTCACATATTTGTACGATACTCTGGATCGATATGAGACCGTCATTGTAGATCTGCTCAAGGCGTTACACAGGCAAGTGCCCGCGACAATAAAGCTGGGTCTCCACATTGTGCTGATGTAACCTCGCAGTATACCAGTACAAAGTGCAAGTATCAtattctcttccatcttgtcTCTTAAAGGCCGAGACAACGACTAACGTTGGATTACTGCAGCTCGCAGTCAATGGACCGTCACTAGTCAACAAGATCCGATATGTCGCCGTATCCCTCTTGGACGCTTTGGATGCCAACAACCCAGTCAGCCCAGAGGGGGCGTACTTGCTTGATTTCTTAGCCATCTTATCGGAGATTGAACAGGTGGGTCCAGCGATGCCTTGGGCATGTTGGTTGAccacttccatcttttGCGCTAATGCCTGAACAGACTCTATAATACCTTTACATATTGCTTCGAAAGTCACGCCGAGAGAAAGCTTTGATGTACGCGTGATGACTCGCGTG
This window contains:
- a CDS encoding expressed protein — protein: MSVQPIAKPITPTPKKINSCDACRSRKVRCERLFQTEAPRPGPSVGQPSLPPCRQCADLGIECTTTWRPKRRGPPNEYLKKLMASDTDSQSHPVPVPVPMTTIPSLPDSASLSPVLHSPLNRYIPVSPLSARPTSHQPHSLEDIIERNVAMSIFALFFDYVHPLTPCLHRPTFLMEVQTMRDEKEPVFLALVLSVLASAMVQIPKPLLPTINNCPGREVADRCYQVSRLVSLNTYEPPTIEMVILRFLDSVYHIVSGRLGAHAASWGEALQLGVSLGIHREASYAGLDPISAEVRRRMFGLLFTSDKAAACLRDRPIFLPTEDCDTLMPKAVDDEYITRTEYRTFPVYETSTIAGFNIATRVFGIIGETLLLQRTVRRQSPLAPEDILARLRRVKAISEDLAEVLIDIPAALRLADTPAPLQLRTNTQDWGQDIFAQLDLYFAQPESSRSIAKESFLVLKGNIYVTHALARFALIGCRDEIMGQTNSLGGVTRTATETIVTYLYDTLDRYETVIVDLLKALHSIPVQSLAVNGPSLVNKIRYVAVSLLDALDANNPVSPEGAYLLDFLAILSEIEQTL